In one Pseudarthrobacter oxydans genomic region, the following are encoded:
- a CDS encoding SulP family inorganic anion transporter: MSRSGNARSRWLPPALRGYKTEWLRHDLVAGLALFAILVPAGMAYAQAAGLPPVTGLYATVVPLIVYAAVGPSRVLVLGPDSALAPMIVAALVPLAADNDQKSVALAGLLAILIGLILLCGSALRLGIITGLLSKPIRLGYLNGIALLVAVSQLPTLLGISVEDGTPWEKLLAATPKVLAGETNMTALLLGLASLALIWVPRRLNWKVPGVLIAVVVSCLAVAVLGLQERVKVTGALPQGLPAPALGGIGWADVLALLPAAAAIALIVFVDTGTLSQSLAAAGDRRVSGNHEMAALGAANAASGLLGGFPISASASRTPVAVEAGAKSQLTGVAGAVLVLVFMLAAPGVTEFLPAATLAAIVIAAAAALADPAGVRRLIGMSRSESLVMLAAFLGVTILGVLPGIAVAVGLAILDFLRRAWDPYRAELVDVPGVPGYHDVSRHPDGERVPGMLILRFDAPLFFGNGSLLGSFVRNKLGQAPPGIERVVLAAEPVTGIDTTALDELVQLDEWLERHGVDLVFAELKGPVKDRLVQYGVGSRFSPGHFYPTVSEAVRAFQREGGGT, encoded by the coding sequence ATGAGCCGCTCCGGAAACGCCCGATCCCGGTGGCTCCCGCCAGCCCTGCGCGGCTACAAAACCGAGTGGCTGCGGCACGACCTGGTGGCAGGCCTCGCGCTCTTCGCGATCCTGGTCCCCGCGGGCATGGCGTACGCCCAGGCCGCCGGCCTGCCGCCGGTGACGGGCCTCTACGCGACGGTGGTGCCGCTGATTGTCTACGCGGCAGTGGGGCCGTCGCGCGTGCTGGTGCTGGGGCCGGATTCCGCGCTCGCCCCGATGATCGTTGCGGCGCTGGTTCCCCTGGCCGCGGACAACGACCAGAAATCCGTGGCCCTGGCTGGACTCCTGGCCATCCTGATCGGCCTCATCCTGCTATGCGGTTCGGCCCTGCGGCTGGGCATCATCACGGGACTGCTGTCCAAGCCCATCCGGCTGGGCTACCTCAACGGCATCGCCCTGCTGGTGGCGGTGTCCCAGCTTCCCACCCTCCTGGGGATCTCCGTGGAGGACGGCACGCCCTGGGAAAAACTGCTGGCCGCAACGCCGAAGGTGCTTGCCGGCGAAACCAACATGACGGCACTGCTGCTGGGCCTGGCCTCGCTGGCGCTCATCTGGGTTCCCCGCCGGCTGAACTGGAAGGTCCCCGGCGTGCTCATCGCGGTGGTGGTGTCCTGCCTCGCCGTGGCCGTGCTGGGACTCCAGGAGCGCGTCAAAGTCACCGGCGCCCTCCCGCAGGGGCTCCCCGCGCCGGCCCTCGGCGGAATCGGCTGGGCCGACGTCCTGGCGCTGCTGCCGGCCGCCGCCGCCATTGCCCTCATCGTCTTCGTTGATACCGGAACCCTGTCCCAGTCCCTGGCCGCGGCAGGGGACCGCAGGGTTTCCGGCAACCATGAAATGGCCGCCCTGGGTGCGGCGAACGCGGCCAGCGGGCTGCTGGGCGGCTTCCCGATCTCGGCCAGCGCGTCCCGCACGCCGGTGGCCGTGGAGGCCGGGGCGAAATCCCAGCTCACGGGCGTGGCAGGTGCCGTCCTGGTGCTCGTCTTCATGCTGGCGGCGCCCGGCGTCACCGAGTTCCTGCCGGCCGCCACCCTGGCCGCCATTGTCATCGCGGCAGCCGCAGCACTGGCCGACCCCGCCGGCGTGCGGCGGCTGATCGGCATGAGCCGCAGTGAATCCCTGGTGATGCTGGCGGCTTTCCTGGGGGTCACCATCTTGGGGGTCCTCCCCGGCATCGCCGTGGCCGTGGGCCTGGCAATCCTGGACTTCCTGCGGCGGGCCTGGGACCCCTACCGCGCCGAGCTGGTGGATGTGCCCGGGGTGCCGGGATACCACGACGTGAGCCGCCATCCGGACGGCGAACGCGTCCCCGGCATGCTGATCCTGCGCTTCGACGCACCGCTGTTTTTTGGCAACGGATCGCTGCTGGGATCCTTCGTGCGCAACAAGCTGGGCCAGGCGCCGCCCGGCATCGAACGCGTGGTGCTGGCGGCAGAGCCGGTGACGGGAATCGACACCACGGCACTGGACGAACTGGTGCAGCTGGACGAATGGCTGGAACGGCACGGCGTGGACCTGGTGTTCGCCGAGCTCAAAGGCCCGGTCAAGGACAGGCTGGTGCAGTACGGCGTGGGCTCCCGCTTCTCGCCCGGACACTTCTACCCGACCGTGAGCGAAGCCGTGCGGGCGTTCCAGCGGGAGGGCGGGGGAACCTAG
- a CDS encoding isoprenylcysteine carboxylmethyltransferase family protein, with translation MKAGVSPVRTLAGRVKAVYENLPLPPAVVAAIALDALLARLRPLPLPGPRSVQRAAGTGLVIAGAGLNAWALAERRQRSAGPFDLEHPEDLVATGPYAVTRHPMYVGWWLIQLGAGTMAGSAWVLALLPAELLVEHRFVLDEEATLAGLFPESYPDYAEKVPRYLGLPRM, from the coding sequence ATGAAAGCCGGCGTGAGTCCTGTGCGCACCCTGGCGGGACGCGTGAAGGCCGTCTACGAAAACCTTCCGCTGCCGCCGGCCGTCGTGGCCGCGATCGCCCTCGATGCCCTCCTTGCCAGGCTCCGTCCCCTGCCGCTTCCCGGCCCCCGTTCCGTCCAGAGAGCGGCAGGCACGGGCCTGGTGATCGCCGGCGCCGGCCTCAATGCCTGGGCCCTGGCCGAACGCCGGCAGCGCTCGGCCGGCCCGTTTGACCTGGAGCACCCGGAGGACCTGGTGGCCACCGGCCCGTATGCCGTCACCCGGCACCCGATGTACGTGGGCTGGTGGCTCATCCAGCTCGGCGCCGGAACCATGGCCGGGTCAGCCTGGGTCCTCGCGCTGCTGCCGGCCGAGCTGCTGGTGGAGCACCGGTTTGTCCTGGACGAGGAGGCCACGCTCGCCGGGCTGTTCCCGGAGTCCTACCCGGACTACGCGGAAAAGGTGCCACGCTACCTCGGCCTCCCCCGCATGTAG
- a CDS encoding serine hydrolase domain-containing protein: MRTMPRSPCCLLVCLLVAVAGAAPTTAAIATGAATDTAQAQHAYAAVDALLLDQLETLGIPGAAIAVVRDGRQVHSAAFGKADPAGRPMTLQTPVLLASTSKSLTAIAVMQQVEAGRLRLDEPVRTYLPWFTLDDPRSPAITVRHLLHQTSGMSSRDTAFEASLSQEPEALEASVRGMAGSPLAGDPGQRFHYASANYNVLGLLVQTAANQPFGEYLQQYVFGSLGMVHSHTTAAAAREDNAAEGYARWFSTVWVRTDVPAPAAGMPSSTLYASAEDLGRELMALLDGGRYGTARILEPGSVTAMFVPRTSVDASKGYGMGWYTRPLVESVDPAARGTAAEDVPLLLEHQGEWGNSHTYLAMVPESGLGVALVINGNDTAAPSRLKAIDTNILRILHGHSPVPAVVSEDWLQQSSWAVSLGLLLAELLSLWLSLSVIFRRRFARRGRWAPLAWAAAALALDAFALWLCLIYAPARFDTDLLVIIRQFPDVGVSLVPVLGLAILWPVPRTVWLLSRELRRGPRGVP; the protein is encoded by the coding sequence ATGCGGACAATGCCCAGGTCACCGTGCTGCCTCCTCGTGTGCCTCCTGGTGGCCGTCGCAGGCGCCGCCCCGACAACAGCCGCCATCGCAACAGGTGCCGCCACGGACACCGCCCAAGCCCAACACGCCTACGCCGCGGTGGACGCCTTACTGCTTGACCAGCTCGAAACCCTCGGCATTCCCGGTGCCGCGATCGCCGTCGTGCGTGACGGCAGGCAGGTGCACTCCGCCGCCTTCGGCAAGGCGGACCCGGCCGGACGGCCGATGACCCTCCAGACGCCGGTGCTGCTGGCCTCCACCAGCAAGTCCCTGACGGCCATCGCGGTGATGCAGCAGGTGGAGGCCGGTCGGCTGCGGCTGGATGAGCCCGTGCGGACCTACCTGCCCTGGTTCACGCTGGACGATCCCCGATCCCCGGCCATCACGGTCCGGCACCTGCTCCACCAGACCAGCGGCATGTCCTCCAGGGACACGGCCTTCGAGGCGTCCCTCAGCCAGGAGCCGGAAGCCCTCGAGGCATCAGTCCGTGGGATGGCCGGATCCCCGCTGGCCGGCGACCCGGGGCAGCGTTTCCACTACGCCAGTGCCAACTACAACGTGCTGGGCCTCCTGGTGCAGACCGCCGCCAACCAGCCCTTCGGGGAGTACCTGCAGCAGTACGTCTTCGGATCGCTGGGCATGGTGCACAGCCATACGACGGCGGCCGCCGCCCGGGAGGACAATGCGGCCGAGGGCTATGCCCGCTGGTTCAGCACCGTCTGGGTCCGGACCGACGTCCCGGCGCCCGCCGCGGGGATGCCCTCCAGCACCCTGTACGCCTCGGCCGAGGACCTGGGCCGCGAGCTGATGGCACTGCTCGACGGCGGGCGCTACGGGACCGCCCGCATCCTCGAGCCTGGAAGCGTGACGGCGATGTTCGTACCCCGCACCTCCGTGGACGCATCGAAGGGCTACGGCATGGGCTGGTACACCCGGCCGCTCGTGGAATCCGTTGACCCCGCCGCCCGGGGCACCGCCGCTGAAGACGTGCCGCTGCTGCTGGAGCACCAGGGGGAATGGGGCAACAGCCACACCTACCTGGCGATGGTCCCGGAGTCCGGCCTGGGCGTGGCCCTGGTCATCAACGGCAACGACACCGCCGCCCCGTCCCGGCTCAAGGCCATCGACACGAACATCCTGCGGATCCTCCACGGGCACTCCCCCGTGCCCGCCGTGGTGTCCGAGGACTGGCTGCAGCAGTCCAGCTGGGCCGTCTCGCTGGGCCTGCTGCTGGCGGAACTGCTGAGCCTGTGGCTGTCCCTCTCGGTGATTTTCCGACGGCGGTTCGCGCGCCGTGGACGATGGGCTCCCCTGGCGTGGGCCGCCGCCGCCCTGGCACTGGATGCCTTTGCCCTCTGGCTGTGCCTCATCTACGCGCCCGCCCGGTTCGACACCGACCTGCTGGTCATCATCCGCCAGTTCCCGGACGTCGGCGTTTCGCTGGTGCCGGTGCTGGGACTCGCCATCCTGTGGCCTGTTCCGCGGACCGTCTGGCTGCTCTCCAGGGAGCTGCGCCGGGGCCCGCGCGGCGTACCCTGA
- a CDS encoding DM13 domain-containing protein produces the protein MRILELPDGSRILRFEGLDTSDGPDLRVWLSNAPVVEGFAGWYVFDDGAYLDLGALKANKGDQNYEIPAGTVLSDYGSVSIWCARFAVSFAAAELNP, from the coding sequence GTGCGGATCCTCGAACTTCCCGACGGGAGCCGGATCCTCCGGTTCGAAGGCCTCGATACTTCCGATGGTCCCGACCTCCGGGTGTGGCTCAGCAACGCCCCGGTGGTGGAGGGATTCGCCGGCTGGTATGTCTTCGACGACGGCGCGTACCTCGACCTCGGCGCACTCAAAGCCAACAAGGGCGATCAGAACTATGAGATCCCGGCAGGTACGGTGCTGAGCGACTATGGCTCGGTCAGCATCTGGTGCGCCCGTTTCGCCGTGTCATTCGCCGCCGCCGAGCTGAACCCGTAA
- a CDS encoding MFS transporter, giving the protein MTEHRGRQRRLQVSDVNVVNPRTLRKALGGTIVGNTMEWYDVGVFGYLITTMGPVFLPEADRAVQNLFLLGTFGATFIARPLGGIFFGWLGDKMGRQKVLAMTLMLMAAATFAVGLLPGYSVLGIWAAVLLVVLKLVQGFSTGGEYSGATTFVCEHSPDRRRGFYVSFLDMGSYLGFAAGGLVVSLLQLALGQEQMEAWGWRIPFLVAGPLGAVAVYFRMKIEESAAFKATLEAEAVAAKHPETGEDLRPVGPIGILKAHWRPIVLAMILAAAANTVAYALTSYMPTYLTSNKGYSEVEGTLLTIPVLVAMALCIPFTGLLSDRIGRRPVLWIGAFSTVVLAVPAFLAIAAGSLPMTLLGLALIAFPVAFSVPNLASALPALFPTEHRYSAMGIAYNLAVAIFGGTAPFIIASLIQLTGDDMAIAYYLMAVAAVAAVAIRFLPESARRHLPGSMPSVESEEAARKLVETQDNNPLLDVDSLPFESSFEIARAEHKERPGKPTAT; this is encoded by the coding sequence ATGACAGAGCACAGAGGGCGGCAGCGGCGGTTGCAGGTTTCCGACGTCAACGTCGTCAACCCCCGCACGCTGCGGAAGGCGCTCGGCGGGACCATCGTGGGCAACACGATGGAATGGTACGACGTGGGCGTGTTCGGCTACCTCATCACCACCATGGGGCCGGTGTTCCTGCCTGAGGCGGACAGGGCCGTGCAGAACCTGTTCCTGCTGGGGACCTTCGGCGCCACGTTCATCGCCCGGCCGCTGGGCGGGATCTTTTTCGGCTGGCTGGGCGACAAGATGGGCCGCCAGAAGGTGCTGGCCATGACGCTGATGCTCATGGCGGCCGCGACGTTCGCCGTCGGCCTGCTGCCCGGGTACTCGGTGCTGGGCATCTGGGCGGCGGTGCTGCTGGTGGTCCTCAAGCTGGTGCAGGGCTTTTCCACCGGCGGCGAATACTCCGGCGCCACCACGTTCGTGTGCGAGCACTCACCGGACCGCCGCCGCGGCTTCTACGTCAGTTTCCTGGACATGGGCAGCTACCTGGGATTTGCGGCGGGCGGGCTGGTGGTGTCCCTCCTCCAGCTGGCGCTGGGCCAGGAGCAGATGGAGGCGTGGGGCTGGCGGATCCCGTTCCTGGTGGCCGGTCCACTGGGCGCCGTGGCCGTCTACTTCCGGATGAAGATCGAGGAGTCGGCCGCTTTCAAAGCCACGCTGGAAGCCGAAGCCGTGGCAGCCAAGCACCCCGAGACGGGGGAGGACCTCCGCCCCGTGGGCCCGATCGGGATCCTGAAGGCCCACTGGCGGCCGATCGTGCTGGCCATGATCCTGGCGGCGGCAGCCAACACGGTGGCCTACGCCCTCACGTCCTACATGCCCACGTACCTGACCAGCAACAAGGGGTACAGCGAGGTGGAGGGGACGCTGCTGACCATCCCTGTGCTGGTGGCCATGGCGTTGTGCATCCCGTTCACGGGGCTGCTGTCGGACCGGATCGGCCGCCGTCCCGTGCTGTGGATCGGGGCCTTCAGCACCGTGGTGTTGGCGGTTCCCGCGTTCCTGGCGATAGCGGCGGGCAGCCTCCCTATGACGTTGCTGGGCCTGGCCCTGATCGCCTTCCCGGTGGCGTTCTCGGTGCCGAACCTCGCGTCGGCGCTGCCCGCGCTCTTTCCCACCGAGCACCGCTATTCCGCCATGGGCATCGCCTACAACCTGGCGGTGGCCATCTTCGGCGGAACGGCCCCGTTCATCATCGCGTCCCTGATCCAGCTGACCGGCGACGACATGGCGATTGCGTACTACCTCATGGCCGTGGCCGCGGTGGCTGCCGTGGCCATCCGGTTCCTGCCCGAATCGGCCCGGCGGCACCTGCCCGGGTCCATGCCCAGCGTGGAGTCGGAGGAGGCCGCCCGGAAGCTGGTGGAGACGCAGGACAACAACCCACTGCTGGACGTGGACTCGCTGCCGTTCGAAAGCAGCTTCGAGATTGCCCGGGCGGAGCACAAGGAGCGGCCCGGGAAGCCGACGGCGACGTGA
- a CDS encoding bile acid:sodium symporter family protein, translating to MSSLSESSAPASAAEERSARVAVTLFPLLILAGGAVALAAPTAFIGLGPWINPLLGVIMFGMGLTLTPPDFAVIAKRPVPVVIGVVAQYAIMPFLGWLVAAALGLPPALAAGVILVGCCPGGTASNVVSYLAKGDVALSVAMTTVSTLLAPLLTPVLALWLAGQYMPVDAGSMAWSIVQIVLFPVLLGLVIRLFLPRLVNKSLPALPWISVLAITVVVVAVVAGSAKAIFSAGLLVLVAVILHNGLGYALGYAAARLFRLPVPSRRTTAIEVGMQNSGLAAGLARQYLTPESALPGAIFSVWHNVSGAVLAAYWRRRGTVAARDRDAAAVVIAE from the coding sequence ATGTCTTCTTTATCCGAGTCCTCCGCGCCGGCGTCCGCCGCCGAGGAACGCAGCGCCCGCGTGGCCGTCACACTCTTTCCCCTTCTCATCCTGGCCGGAGGCGCCGTGGCACTTGCCGCGCCGACGGCTTTCATAGGCTTGGGCCCCTGGATCAACCCCCTTCTGGGGGTCATCATGTTCGGCATGGGGCTGACGCTGACGCCGCCCGACTTCGCCGTCATCGCCAAGCGGCCCGTGCCCGTGGTGATCGGCGTGGTGGCGCAGTACGCCATCATGCCGTTCCTTGGCTGGCTGGTCGCGGCGGCACTCGGACTGCCCCCCGCGCTGGCGGCAGGCGTCATCCTGGTGGGCTGCTGCCCCGGCGGCACTGCCTCCAACGTGGTGTCCTACCTGGCCAAGGGGGACGTGGCCCTGTCCGTGGCGATGACCACAGTGTCCACGCTGTTAGCTCCCCTGCTCACCCCGGTGCTGGCCCTGTGGCTGGCCGGACAGTACATGCCGGTCGACGCCGGCTCCATGGCCTGGTCCATCGTCCAGATCGTGCTGTTCCCCGTGCTGCTGGGACTGGTGATCCGGCTCTTCCTGCCGCGCCTGGTCAACAAGTCGTTGCCCGCCCTGCCCTGGATCTCGGTCCTCGCCATCACCGTCGTGGTGGTCGCAGTGGTGGCCGGAAGCGCCAAGGCGATCTTCTCGGCCGGGCTCCTGGTTCTTGTGGCTGTCATCCTGCACAACGGGCTGGGATACGCCCTGGGTTACGCCGCCGCCCGCCTGTTCAGGCTCCCGGTTCCGTCCCGGCGCACCACCGCTATTGAGGTCGGCATGCAGAACTCGGGCCTTGCCGCAGGCCTGGCACGGCAGTACCTGACTCCCGAATCGGCCCTCCCCGGCGCCATTTTCTCGGTATGGCACAACGTTTCCGGCGCTGTACTGGCCGCCTACTGGCGCCGCCGCGGCACCGTTGCCGCACGCGACAGGGACGCGGCTGCCGTGGTGATCGCGGAGTAA
- a CDS encoding LacI family DNA-binding transcriptional regulator, protein MSTTVERVAERAGVSISTVSRALRDVPGISAATRKRVHEAAEALGYAISPSASRLATGRTRTVAVVVPLLSKWFFAEVIAAAGRVLSREGYDVLLVELSTPDLREKFFAGPRLHGRADAALVIALQLAPAELAALQAQGLAVALVGSERAGASSVRVEDRAGGRAAARHLLNLGHERIAFLGIRQEERSPLGGVPPAERLLGYQEALAEAGLPADPAMVLAVENTVDAGAAAMAELLTAAESPTALVAASDELAFGALAALRGAGMDVPGDFSVVGYDNHELAGAVGLTTMDHGVSEQGSLAAGAVLAALSGAPASAGTIEPRLVVRHTTAPPRRLRRAVLSSQN, encoded by the coding sequence GTGTCAACAACAGTAGAGCGGGTAGCGGAACGCGCAGGCGTCTCCATTTCAACGGTTTCGCGTGCGCTGAGGGACGTCCCGGGAATCTCGGCTGCCACCCGCAAGCGCGTGCATGAAGCTGCGGAAGCACTCGGCTACGCCATCTCGCCCAGCGCCTCAAGGCTGGCGACCGGGCGCACCCGGACTGTCGCCGTCGTCGTGCCCCTGCTCAGCAAGTGGTTCTTCGCGGAGGTCATCGCGGCCGCCGGACGGGTGCTGAGCCGGGAGGGCTATGACGTGCTCCTGGTGGAGCTGTCCACCCCGGACCTGCGGGAGAAGTTCTTTGCCGGCCCCCGGCTCCACGGCCGTGCTGACGCGGCCCTCGTGATCGCCCTCCAGCTGGCCCCCGCCGAGCTCGCGGCGCTCCAGGCCCAGGGGCTGGCTGTTGCCCTTGTCGGTTCCGAGCGGGCCGGAGCGTCGTCGGTCCGGGTGGAGGACAGGGCCGGCGGGCGCGCGGCGGCCAGGCACCTGCTGAACCTCGGGCACGAACGGATTGCCTTCCTGGGCATCCGGCAGGAGGAACGCTCACCGCTCGGCGGGGTGCCGCCGGCAGAGCGGCTTCTCGGCTACCAGGAGGCGCTGGCCGAAGCGGGGCTGCCGGCTGATCCGGCGATGGTGCTCGCCGTCGAGAACACGGTGGACGCGGGAGCGGCGGCCATGGCGGAGCTGCTCACCGCGGCGGAATCGCCGACGGCGCTGGTCGCTGCGTCGGATGAGCTCGCCTTCGGAGCGCTCGCCGCCCTTCGCGGGGCGGGAATGGACGTCCCGGGCGACTTTTCCGTGGTGGGATACGACAACCACGAGCTCGCCGGTGCCGTTGGACTTACCACCATGGACCACGGCGTTTCCGAACAGGGCAGCCTGGCGGCCGGGGCCGTCCTCGCCGCCCTGTCCGGCGCCCCCGCTTCTGCCGGCACCATCGAGCCCCGCCTCGTGGTCCGCCACACCACCGCACCGCCCCGGCGCCTCCGCCGGGCGGTCCTTTCCAGCCAGAACTGA
- a CDS encoding aldo/keto reductase family protein, which produces MEYRKLGNSGMYVSAIAYGNWTTHGEQIDQDAATECVRAALDLGITTFDTADAYAGTRAETALGEALKGTRREGLELFTKVYFPTGEGKNDRGLSRKHIMESINGSLRRLRTDYVDLYQAHRYDYATPLEETMQAFADIVRAGKAHYIGVSEWTVDEIRRGAKLARELGIHLVSSQPQYNMLWRVIEPEIVPLSEELGLSQIVWSPIAQGVLTGKYLPGQGGPSASRFTTDDGGAKTEHRYMQEEVLERVQELKPLAEEAGLSMAAFAVAWVLQNQNVSSAIVGASRPEQLRDNVTAAGVRLDPELLSRVDAVLGDLVERDPAKVESFPERV; this is translated from the coding sequence ATGGAATACCGCAAGCTTGGAAACTCAGGCATGTACGTCAGCGCCATCGCCTACGGCAACTGGACCACGCACGGCGAACAGATCGACCAGGACGCAGCCACGGAGTGCGTCCGCGCCGCCCTCGACCTGGGCATCACCACGTTCGACACGGCGGACGCCTATGCCGGCACGCGCGCCGAGACGGCCCTGGGTGAGGCGCTCAAGGGAACCCGGCGCGAGGGCCTGGAGCTCTTCACCAAGGTCTATTTCCCCACGGGGGAGGGCAAGAACGATCGCGGGCTGTCCCGGAAGCACATCATGGAGTCCATCAACGGCTCGCTGCGCCGGCTCCGCACGGACTACGTGGACCTGTACCAGGCCCACCGGTACGACTACGCGACTCCGCTCGAAGAGACCATGCAGGCCTTCGCCGACATTGTCCGCGCAGGCAAGGCCCACTACATCGGCGTTTCGGAGTGGACGGTGGATGAGATCCGCCGCGGCGCCAAGCTCGCCCGGGAGCTCGGCATCCACCTGGTCTCCAGCCAGCCGCAGTACAACATGCTGTGGCGGGTCATCGAGCCCGAAATCGTGCCCCTGAGCGAGGAACTGGGGCTGTCCCAGATTGTCTGGTCACCCATCGCCCAGGGGGTCCTCACCGGCAAGTACCTTCCGGGACAGGGCGGGCCCTCGGCGTCACGCTTCACCACGGACGACGGCGGGGCCAAGACCGAGCACCGGTACATGCAGGAGGAGGTGCTGGAGCGGGTCCAGGAGCTCAAGCCGCTGGCGGAAGAGGCCGGCCTGTCCATGGCGGCATTTGCCGTGGCCTGGGTCCTGCAGAACCAGAACGTCTCGTCCGCCATTGTGGGCGCCTCACGGCCGGAGCAGCTCCGGGACAACGTCACCGCGGCGGGAGTGCGCCTTGACCCGGAGCTCCTCAGCCGGGTGGATGCCGTCCTGGGGGACCTCGTGGAGCGGGATCCCGCGAAGGTGGAGTCCTTCCCGGAACGCGTCTGA
- a CDS encoding type 1 glutamine amidotransferase domain-containing protein: protein MKKILMVLTSVSEIGDTGEKTGYNVAEAAHPWKVFKDSGHFVDFASIQGGQPPRDEVDTKDPIQVAFTEDETTRAGLYNTARVDVVDPEQYDAVYLVGGHGTMWDFPDSEGLQNLVASVYNNGGLVGAVCHGPAGLLNVELENGLRLVEGRKVAAFTNDEEVAAGKDKVIPFFLADRLEEQGATHVFADVFEEKVVVDDRLVTGQNPSSAAGVAKEMEKLFAVVIHQEKAEEQHDAKALRAEKDAVKAAAAEAEQ from the coding sequence ATGAAGAAAATCCTCATGGTACTGACCAGCGTTTCCGAGATCGGCGATACGGGAGAGAAGACCGGTTACAACGTGGCTGAGGCTGCGCATCCCTGGAAGGTGTTCAAGGATTCCGGGCATTTCGTCGACTTTGCGTCCATCCAGGGCGGCCAGCCCCCGCGCGACGAGGTGGACACGAAAGATCCCATCCAGGTCGCCTTCACGGAGGATGAGACCACGCGCGCCGGCCTCTACAACACTGCCCGCGTCGACGTCGTGGATCCGGAGCAGTACGACGCCGTCTATCTCGTGGGCGGCCACGGCACCATGTGGGACTTCCCGGACAGCGAAGGCCTGCAGAACCTGGTGGCCAGCGTCTACAACAACGGCGGTTTGGTGGGCGCGGTCTGCCATGGACCGGCCGGCCTGCTGAACGTGGAACTGGAGAACGGGCTTCGCCTCGTCGAGGGCCGCAAGGTGGCCGCCTTCACCAATGACGAGGAAGTCGCTGCGGGCAAGGACAAGGTCATTCCGTTCTTCCTGGCAGACCGGCTTGAGGAGCAGGGCGCCACCCACGTCTTCGCTGATGTCTTTGAGGAAAAGGTTGTTGTGGACGACCGGCTGGTGACCGGCCAGAACCCGTCGTCAGCGGCCGGCGTGGCCAAGGAGATGGAGAAGCTCTTCGCAGTGGTCATCCACCAGGAAAAAGCAGAGGAACAGCACGACGCCAAGGCTCTGCGCGCCGAGAAGGACGCCGTCAAGGCGGCTGCCGCGGAAGCGGAGCAGTAG
- a CDS encoding substrate-binding domain-containing protein — protein MTSHKMIRSGCAVMTAAIMALSLAACGGAGTPAAGDQKKVIGVSVADQKSLFYVAEVAGIKDEAKKLGYDVNITSANNDSSAQVKQVNDLLTKEIGALIFTSQDSTAAAAGVRAANKADVPVVAVDQRPESGQGDLATYIATDSVKAAYELCTWMFGQIGGSGEIAILHGVLGSTAEIQRTEGCQKALKETPGIKVVAEETANWDETEAYKATQNILTANPNLKAVFGESDAMSLGASKAAKASGKTIFSVGIDGFPTMFDAVASGLTQATMAQQPYMMGQLAVRNAVALMEGKGQDIPKEQYQDTVLINKDTVAKHKVEDFYGPDAQSFK, from the coding sequence ATGACTTCCCACAAGATGATCCGCTCGGGGTGCGCCGTTATGACGGCCGCCATCATGGCGCTCTCGCTTGCTGCATGCGGGGGCGCAGGTACTCCCGCCGCCGGGGACCAGAAGAAGGTGATTGGTGTGTCGGTGGCGGACCAGAAGTCACTCTTCTATGTGGCCGAGGTTGCCGGCATCAAGGACGAGGCGAAGAAGCTGGGCTACGACGTGAACATCACGTCTGCCAACAACGACTCGTCCGCCCAGGTCAAGCAGGTCAATGATCTTTTGACGAAGGAGATCGGTGCCCTGATCTTCACCTCCCAAGACTCAACCGCTGCTGCTGCTGGTGTCCGTGCCGCCAATAAGGCGGACGTCCCGGTGGTCGCGGTCGACCAGCGCCCGGAGTCCGGCCAGGGTGATCTTGCCACCTACATCGCGACTGACAGCGTCAAAGCCGCCTACGAGCTCTGCACATGGATGTTTGGGCAGATCGGCGGGTCGGGCGAGATAGCCATTCTGCACGGCGTACTCGGGTCCACCGCGGAAATCCAGCGGACGGAGGGATGCCAGAAGGCCCTCAAGGAGACGCCAGGCATCAAGGTTGTTGCCGAGGAAACCGCCAACTGGGATGAGACCGAGGCCTACAAGGCCACCCAGAACATCCTCACGGCGAACCCCAACCTCAAAGCCGTTTTTGGTGAGAGCGACGCAATGTCGCTCGGCGCCTCCAAGGCAGCCAAGGCCTCCGGAAAGACAATCTTCTCGGTGGGCATCGACGGCTTCCCGACCATGTTCGATGCGGTCGCGAGTGGCCTGACCCAGGCGACCATGGCACAGCAGCCGTACATGATGGGCCAGCTCGCCGTACGCAACGCCGTCGCCCTCATGGAGGGCAAGGGCCAGGACATCCCGAAGGAGCAGTACCAGGACACGGTGCTGATCAACAAGGACACGGTTGCCAAGCACAAGGTCGAAGATTTCTACGGCCCGGACGCCCAGTCCTTCAAGTGA